The DNA segment acttgaggtgttgtataccacaagcagagagacaggatgtgagggcttgatattcgcctccaccatcagagtaaactgttttaatggaagattgaaaaaaatacagtagaaacatcagacttatgatggagaggatataaccatgtgtacttagtaaaataatctacaaaaatgacataaaaacgaaacttgtcaaaagaaggaattggggcagggccccacacgtcggtataaatgatttcaaatggtttagagcaagaaatggaggttgtcccaaaaggcagtttatgacttttattgcaaagacaagcatcacaatgattaatagtgctattgattttcaaggtaggaagagaataacgagaaagtaatttttgctgaataaaaggggagggatgaccaagacgacgatgtcatacatcaaccggagctgcgattgaggagtgagcagtaggaaaggtaatttgtgaagtggatggccactcataaatgttgtctttgttctggccctagaccaaggatgcccccgtgctcaaatccttgacaagaaaaaagttaggaaagaattcaattgatgtattattttgtttacagaattgagaaacggaaatgaggtttcttttaatgttaggtgcacacaaaacatcatcgagtgtaaaggttgtggtaagtgaactaagcgttgaggaaccagaatgagtaataggaattcttttaccgtcaccgatgatgatatcttcatttccgtcatagttgttgtggatggacaagttttgaagatcagaggtgatgtgatgagaggcgcccgaatccacaatccaattaggttgagtaggagttggagtagccatgaaattcgcctgaggccattgtgatggagtagggagtctgggacgagaccgacagactttcgcggagtgtccaactttatcacatagttggcaaacaactcgttGGCGGCCTGTGAAGTCAGGATGCGACGACTgagtattatgaaagttaccaccttgatatgggtaaggaaggtttggtctgggccccataaggctaggaggcagcttagccaaatcattgttgacgtgcttattgtactggttgctcttcctcttggatttttgattgacctgagctgtaataggtggtccgggcaacttatcatcatgcttcaagtacgtctcatagtcgatcaacttatcataaagttcttcgaatgatattggtgagtcacgtgcccgaagtgctgctgtcagttctttgtactcgcctcctaagccattgagggtatggattaggacttcttcatcgctgagagaatgacctatcaaagctaaatcatcgatgataactttgatattttgtagataatcagcaatagtacttccctcatgtttcattttcatcagattggagagaagtccgagcatgcgagtacgcgagcgatttgccaaagttgtttgtaatttgcaccatgcttctgcagcagtcgtacatgagaatattagcggggcaatggatccagcaacggaagcttgaatagcttggaggatgaggcgatcttgacgtaaccatagttggtgggctggatttggcactggattgggttcgcctgggatgttgatcacttcaggtggacactggagagagccatcaacgtaacctaagagatcatagccaaataaaagattagaaagttgtgcccgccaagatgcgtagttgccgcctttggataatttgaagggaatgagtgctgcagcattgatggtgataagactttgagaagtgctcagagtccctgcagaaatagggacaggaataacagaagagaaaaatgaagacatcccagatattttgtggtgggtcaagtgatctttatagaagatgtaaagatataggaggaagggaggaggagaaaagcagatcgatgcgctgcagagtaggctgcagcgcgatgaactgcagagaaggctgcagcgtgatgaactgcagtgatgggcgagcaatctgtagcaagaaaggcagcgatggctgtggcgggaggtagatgatgaagacgTCAGATGTAGAAGAGTAGTTGTATGCAATGCCGAAGAGGGCTGCTGCTTCTTCCAGAGGCACTGGTAGGCTGCAGCGATTCAGAGTGTAGGAGAGATTATTGCAGCGAGGtggaagaaatctctgcagcttgcagcgatttctgcaacgatgctggagaaatctgcaaggttggagatagttgcagtaatgcagtattggagtttggtggccggaagagcagcggagttttcagcggaagacttcggttggcaagggagcagCAGCTGACGGTAGAAACAAAGGTcgtgactgtgcttcctttaggatctgatattagcagccgcaagtgctgcagtaggctgcagcgaatggctacggctgaggggcggaggcgtcgccacgagagggatggttggactccagagaagagagcttgctctaggcaaacagctctgataccatgatagaaattaagcgaagaagatagaaagatagaaattgtagaagaaactatgaaatgtataagatataattgcctaatacattttgatagtgagttttTGATGGCCATTTATAcatagggaggttatacacattcagcatggaggatttttctcaactgctgagagatttcctcaactgccttgaggaaatcttatctgcttctcaactgctgagagatttcctcaactgccttgaggaaatcttatctacttagaTACCTACTTCATCGGGAGAGCTTTCTTTCAGACATTTTTGCCGAGTTCAAACAAAATCCTTGGAGTTCTTCAGCGTGATGATGATTCTTGAGTACGCTGTTTGTTTTAATATGAGTCAAAATGTTTCGGCTGCATCTCTACAAATAGAGTCCGCCGGCTGCTTCGTGGAGATGTGATCGTGGTTAATGTTTGATGCTTCGCCATTGAATTAGGATGTATAGGTTGGAATCAAGACTATGTATGCTTTAAATCTCTTGGGACATCCAATCTAAACAGACCAAAAGTCTTGCTTTGATTTCTGCGACTGATGAGCCAAACGTGGAGATGATCCCAGAAAGCAAGAAAACCACATTCTTAGCCCCTCGCTCGCTCGAAGGATTCAGATTCAGATTCACATTGAGAACACCCACTGAAATGAGTGAATGTGCTAAAAATTTACTCCACACCATGCTATCGATGTTCTCATCCAAATTGTTCGCACAaacaggaaaagaagaagaagaagaagaagaagaagaagaagaagaagaaggagaagagagcgcTTTGTCTTTCCTCTTGTGCTGAGCTTGTGAACCCCATTGCATCATCACATTCTCCGCAAGTAAACTTCCCTCTCTGCTTCCTTGCCCGGCTCTGAGGACCTATCCAGCCTGCCGATCACTGCTCTCTTGAAGCTGAAAGCAGCATCTTGAACTTGAGAGCGGAGCTTGGGCATTCCAATACCACCAAAATTAGCCCTGGCCTCCAAGTTTACCTCGCCCAAAGGCTGCCTCTTTCTCGTCTCTGCTGATTCCGGCGGGTGTCTCGGTGCACCCTGAGACCTCACCTTTGCCTTGGATGACTGCGTGTTTGCCATGTAGCTGGGGGAGCTTGACACGCTCGAGTACGGCCGGAAAACACTCTCAGCACCACACACGCTCTTCGCCGGAGTTACGGCCACGTTGCCGAACGAATTCATGTATCTGGGCGTGCTCTGCGCCGTGGCTGATAACCGGCACTTCTCACCGTTGATGCACCAGTCGTTCTCCTGGAGGTTCCGGCGGCTGGGAATTGAGATCCGCGCTGGAATTTGGCATGGAAGCGGGGAGGAGAATGCATATAGAGGCAGGTCATCTGCCGGATCTACGGCCGGGAGACTGGCTCGGCGAGCGGATCTCGGCTTAGTTCGACACGTATCGATCTCGACGATCTTTGGGCTTCTCGCAAGGATAGGACTATCGATGCTCGTCGAGAACCTCCTGTTCTGGAACGACGACGTTTGCAAGCCTCGCGGATCAGCAAACTTTTCCTGTGACAGAGCAACACAGAAACCGAAGCTTAGTACTGATTGTTTCGTGAGAAATCCAGCTAGAATAAGGATTCGTATCATACTAATGATCTCCGGCGGCGGATCTCCGGCACAAGATTTCCATCATCAGGCAGAAGGTTACGTGCTCTTCGAGCTCGGACGGCGGCCTGAGCTCTCACGAGAGCTTGCATGCTGTGAAGAGTTGCCGCGGCTTGCTTGCGAACAAGAAATCCTCTGACTAAGGCTTGTAATTTGACCAATGCTTTGAGCGCTCTGAGTGCTTTCCTTGCCTTGCAAAGAAGCAAATGGAGGCATTAACGACTGAGCGAGAAAGCTAATACAACAGAAAGCTTTGGCTGTTTCCGTGCTGCGAGGAACAGAGAACGGGAAGAACATTTACACGGATCATCGAATTGGATTCGGGACATGAAACCATCGAGCGTTGTGGATGGAAAACGAGATAAATGATGAAACCGGAGATATCATAGAGAATTAGATAGGACTCATTTGGACAGAGAGCAATAAAAGCTATGCATTCTTTCGGCAGATAACAACTAGTCGGCAAAAACGACAGGAAAGATTTTTGGAAAACGAAACGTAAAGGACTGCACAGAGCATCAAAAGAACGCAATTGATGACCAAATCAACATGGAGTCTCGTTAGATTCCATACCAAGTAGCCTCGGAATGTTGTTTGGATCCTGACCGCCGCCAGCCGCTCAACGCCGCCGCCGAACACGGCGTCCACTCCGCTGCTGGTGAGACGCACCATGGCCACTGCTGCCTCGGCGGCAGCTACCGCGGCATCGGCCGCAGCAGCCGTGGCCGCGGCCACGGCGATGGCGTGCTTGCTCTGCTCCTTCTCGCTTTCAGCGTAGAAGGACTTGAACCACGCCGCCTCGATCGCCGCTGCCGTGGAAGCATTCTGGCCCGGCGCCACATCGCCGGAATCCCTCGACCTTCTAAAGCTCCATCTTTTCTTCTCCGTCCTATCCTCGGCGCCATGACCGGGATAGTCCTTCGGCTCCTTGCTCTGTTTGCTACTGCTCCAGAGTCTCCGCAGCCACCGCGCCGCCCGACCCATCTCCCGGCCGCTGGAATCAAAGGAATTCCTCCTGGGAAACTAATGGTCTCCGGCGACGAAGCTTCCTCCCTCTATGTCCTACAACCAGAGAACAAGAGCGAATTGAATGGGGGATATGTAGAGAGAAAGAAACCTCATGGAGGTGGTAAAAAAACTGAAAAAGGAGCCACGAGTCGCAGAGATGAAAAGATAAAAGAAGGCGCTCGTAACGTATGAGGAGTTCGAAGAAGAACACAAGTCTCAGACCCGCCGAGGTGAACAACTCCAATAGAAGACAAAGGGATGGGGTACACACAGGTGCATTCCCCACCACCCAAACCCGTCGATCGATTCGCAATCGGAGGAAGACCGCACATCGGAAACCCATTacaaaacaaaaaggagaaacgaAAGCACAGCAGGTAACAAAGTAGATGAGGGAGATGGGTAAATGAAGTCAGGATTCAAATGAAGACAGAAGCGAAGGCTTTGGTCGTTTACTTGATATCTGCAGCTGATTTAGAAGCAACAAACGAAAGCACAGCAGGAAACAAACTGCAGGTATTTCCTTATATATCCTCTACACTCCAAAACCCCAGCAGAAGAGACAGGGAGAGATcgtaggaagaagaagagaggagacaaCCTTCCACATGGCGAGAGAATGGTTTTTCCCTGCTCCTCTCTGTACCTTGCCGAGAAGACGAGAAGAGCGCAGCGAGCAAGAGCGCTCATCTGCCACgcactactctctctctctctctctctcttgtgcatAAACCACGTGAAATGCCCGAAATCCACGGCCGTCACTCCATgaagaaggaaaagagagagagagagagagaggaacaaggAAACGGACCGGCCTCGGAGGTTCGAAAGCTCGCGTTTTGCTCCCACAAAAGCTTTGCGAACCAGCGTCCAACCATCCCAAATCTATAGCTACGGTCACCACAGTGACGCTAGTCCCACCTGCGATCGACACTTTTTTGTGCCGtcgtctccctctctctctctctctctctctctgtccctaCACGCTGACTGTCCCGTGAGTCACCCAGACCTTCACATTTATTACACATGCAGATTACTCTCCGACCCTTCTGTTTTGCGTGCTCTCCTGCTACCTGCCATTCCCAAGTTCACAGTTTTTTCTCATTCTTCAAGGAGCCGCTCAGGTCGCAGAACGAACCTTAAGAcggagaaggaagagaaagaacaCCGAGCGAGCATTCCTCTGTCGTCGATGCTAGCTCGGTCTTTCTCTGCCGTGGCACACGGGCCACGACCTCGAATCTGTAGCCGcgaagaagaacaaaagaaagcTTACTCTTTCACTCGCTGCTCCACTCCGAGGGCGCTGTCTCCTCCGCTCGAAAGCGTGGAATTCGGTGCGGAAAAggaaaaagcttgccaaagaagtgcgAGGTGTGGGGTCATCACATCCTTCTCTCGGCGGATAAACGAGGAAAGATGGCAACTTTCGGGGACGACGACATCGAGAGTTGGCATCGGTCGGCGGTGGAAGAAGGTTTATTTATACACGGAATTATGGATTTGAAAAGCGAATCTTTCCGGATTCTTGTCCAATGATTTAATTTCGAGTTTCCTTAATTGTCAATGCAAAACATTTATGAGGAGCATTATTTTTAGAATAGGTTCCCTCGTGGGTTCCACGTTTTGTCTCACCTATCTACTAAACCTCCCTAATATACTACTACTCGTTAGGATGAACAAAGCGTGGGGTGACATCACCGTGATTTAAGTCGTCTAATTAATACTCCCTGGATTTACGGATTTCTGTCAACGGGATCGTTGGCTCATATGCGACCGTTGTTCCGATGAAGCGAGCGGAGGGAGACCGCTTGTGGAATCTTGTGATACACACTGATGCACAACATTTCCTGCCGCTGAGATTTTTCTTGAATAATTAATTGGGCTTCATAATAATAAGCAAGAAAACGAAGGACCCGTTCTTCGTGATTCGTGCTAAGACGCCATCTCTTCTTGATGTTTTGAATCCTAACCGCCCATTCAAGTTCGGGCCTTGTAATGCCTAGTGGAAGTGTTGATGGGGCAACGTGCAAGCTGACGTCAATACATGCATAGCAGAACAAAATGTCCCGATTCTATGCTAGCAAGTATTATCGACTGGCCAACCCAAGCCTCGGCAGCATCTCCAGCCTTTGTCTGGACACAACATAAAAAATGAACTGTAAGCATTTTTTTCAAGTGCATCAAAATCAGCTCAACAAGTTCTTCTACCAAATGCAATTAGCAAACAAGACAGTTTGCACTGGACAAATGTATCCAAGTACAAACTCATTTGTTTTGGTTGTAGTTGTGAAAATGTTTGGCTCACCTTCTTGACTCCACAAACTTTCTTTGCTCTGTTCTTTCTTTCCTTTAATTGCTTCCTTGACTTCTCGACCTTTGTGGCAAGCCCATTCTGCCAACCAAATACTACAGATATCAGGTCATCTtctcaagggaaaaaaaaaaaaaaccacagtATCAATGAATATCAGCCACTCGGTGCAGCTCAGATCAGTGAATATCAGTTGTCTCTCAGATTCTATTAGAAACCATTGCCAACAGTATCAATGAATGAATATCAGTTGTCTCTCAGATTCTATTAGAAACCATTGCCAACAGTATCAATGAATACTACTGGTCGCTAAGTGCATCAAGTAGGCCACAACACAATGATTTCCAACCTCCAGACAGTACCAGGCCAAAACTGAACTTTAGAACATCTTGTTCTTCCATAAACATGTTGAATCCACGACACACTGGATTATCAAAGTACTTGAGTCCCAAGGCTAAATtagttatgattgaagtctaaaaTGACTTGTGAAAAATCCACATTATGCCAGTCCCACATCTAATTGTGGTACGTACGCCTCAATGCCCCGGTCACAAACGTAACAAGAAGTACTATAGTCTCATATAGGTTTAAACCCCGAGAGCATTGCAAAAGCACATAACATGCTTTGGCTACTATTTAGCATGCGTACCCTGTGAAATATTAAAAAGGAGTGACCTCAATCATGTGAAGTAGATTGCTGGAAGCTCAAATGTCAGGTTTAAAGGGAACATCAACATGAACAGATATAATTTTTTGTAGATGTTAATTGCCAACTCTTCACCCAGAACTGCAAGAAGACTATACCTGGGCAtttatatgtttaacaaaaaaagatgaaaaatatacatgcatttaattttttttgtgttGACTAGAAGAACAGGTAATAAGACAGACTTCGAGTCTCAAGATAAACATGACTGTAGTCAGAAGCCAAGAATCAATTCAAGAAATCCTAGATAAAGAACCAGAAGAATGTAATAGAAGAATGAAGGTTCCGATTGGGGAGGTAAACATGTCCCTGCATGCTCCTGAAAGAGAGAGTAGCTACAGAAAGAATGAGAGATCAAGGATGTATCTGATTGCCAAATGAACTGAAGATGATGGAGAAACTATGTACAGATAGGAACTTGAAAACTGAAAGTCAGAGGTGGTGAGAGAGCAAAGTCAGACAAAAAAAAGGTTATGCACCAAAATTAAGATAAGAAGATGGAATATTTGAGGCTCGACTGAGTTTGAATGATCCATTGGGTATCAGATTTCCAACACAACTTGTCATCCCCTGGTGAATTTCAGTAGATCTCAAATCGACTCAAACCAATTGCAAATGTCACAAAACCAACTAGAATATCCTGTGTCTAATTCCACCAATACAGAAACCTTGTTACCACAACCTGATACAGTTAAACCTATGCAATCAAAAACTGGAACTTCTGTAACTTGCCGGTATAAAAAAGGGTTGAGTGGAAATCAAATCATAATCCTAGCTATCAGAATGTTGTGTTGGAATAACATTTTGTTATCGATTTGGATCATACGTGCACTAGTCGACATTGAGTCTACCGCTACAAATTTAGCATGTCAAACACACTTAATATCCAAAAGCAAATCTCCACACAAGGTAATAAGATGGCAAAAACTAAACAGTAAAAAATATACAACGATGGCATTGAAGCAAATTAAatagtaaaaaagaaaagatcaagcAAACTAAGGAAAACATAAACCAACATGGCAAAAGCAAAGATGGGAAGGGGAATTGATACAAATGCATACCCTGATGAGACGATACTTGGGCTCATACTTCTTTGCATTTTCCACCGTATCATAGATCAAACCAAAAACCGGTGGATTTCCCTCCTCCGAAGTGCGTTCTGAACTTGAACACGAAGATCATGTTCGGATCGTTGACCTCGTACAGCTTCGCCAGCTTCTCCTTCAACTCCGCCTACACAATAACCAAATCATACAAAGTACAGCCAAATCCAAAACCCTAGCCACAAAAACTGACCTTGGAGACATTGGCTGTTCCCGGGTGAAGCACGTCGATGACCTATAACCAAAGCAATATAAGGACAACAAAACGGTTGTACGAAAACAGAAGAAGTATACGGGGTTCAAAACTGACGAATTGCTTCCTGGAGAGAAGGCGATTGGTCATAAACTTCCGCGTCCGAATAGTGACCGCCTTCGCGTCCGCCATTTTTTCTACTTTCTTCGCAGCGGAAGAAGCGAGCTCCCAGCGGTGGCGACGACACGGCGGGCAGCGACGCAaaagaagcgagagagagagagagagggagtagAAGGTGTTCGGTAACTGCTTTTACGTAAACCATAGCCCTAGGGAGCGGTGCGCCCGTGGGCCGTCTTTACTCATAGAAGTGGACTTATAATTGGTTGGCCCAACAAGCTAAATCTTCGATGGGAAGAGACCCACACCCGATCCGTTTGGAATTGGATCGGCGGATCGGATCGGATCTGACACTCGACCCGTTTCTACTTCGCTGTTTTTGGTCCAGAAACTTCCTCGGTAATTGCACGAGTCACGCTTGAAAGTACGTATGGAGGATTTGGCTATTCCATAAGTTATTTAACCTAAAAtccaattttaaataaaaatattattaattaattaccaTCTGACACATAATTTAGCATGTGGGAATGCCATATTAGTGAGGTAAATTTGACGTGTTGGCCAAATAGTAATGAAGCGTGGGCAGTTCTTGTGTCATTTACCCCCTAACTTGTGTTGACACAGAGTAAAGTTGAGATATGACGCAAGTTTTAATTGGAGTCTTTGTTAGTGGATTTAACTATACTGTCACATGTGGAGCGTTGTATGACTTGACTCGACCATGCTGTTGCCATTACATAGTGCTTCCCAACCAAGTTAGAAATGATTTCATCAAAATGAGCTCTATGGACTCGTTGTCATCGTAACGTAGCGCTTCCCAGCCAATTAGATCATGTTATCATTTAGTATAGTACTTCTTTGCGATTGATTTGATATACGTTATCAACATAAAGGAACGTTTTAACTAATTTGATCATACTGTCATCGTAGAGAAACGTTTTTATAGTCACAtctcatatttataaaataaataaatttattttatgattcataatttatagaagactctttttttatctttaaatttatatattCACTGTACTAAATAATTTTTAACTGAATCATATTTTCTTAGTAAGGCTAAGTGATGAAAAAATCTCCTCTACGTAAGTTTTATGAAGCAATAGGAtagtctaaaaataaatataaaataaaaatacatcaCAACCATATATAGGAATCTTtaagaaatcataaaaataatctttaatatatatatatatatatatatatatatatatatatatatatatatatatatttttttttataaaataataatatattaatttattataaaactcatataatcaaaataataataataatttttatacgataaacaaaatcatgcatcattcaCATTCAACATATCTCGATGATATACATAATAGTCATATAACAAAGGCGTATATCATACCTAATGTATTCTCGAATGGATAGACATATGTTTTATAGAATAAATTTATTTCAATAGTAGATTAAGTGGTATTTCTCACATGTTTAAATGGGGATATGTTCCTCCCAACAATAATTGAATAAATTATCTAACTATCACGTCT comes from the Musa acuminata AAA Group cultivar baxijiao chromosome BXJ2-8, Cavendish_Baxijiao_AAA, whole genome shotgun sequence genome and includes:
- the LOC135584509 gene encoding protein IQ-domain 26-like — its product is MGRAARWLRRLWSSSKQSKEPKDYPGHGAEDRTEKKRWSFRRSRDSGDVAPGQNASTAAAIEAAWFKSFYAESEKEQSKHAIAVAAATAAAADAAVAAAEAAVAMVRLTSSGVDAVFGGGVERLAAVRIQTTFRGYLARKALRALKALVKLQALVRGFLVRKQAAATLHSMQALVRAQAAVRARRARNLLPDDGNLVPEIRRRRSLEKFADPRGLQTSSFQNRRFSTSIDSPILARSPKIVEIDTCRTKPRSARRASLPAVDPADDLPLYAFSSPLPCQIPARISIPSRRNLQENDWCINGEKCRLSATAQSTPRYMNSFGNVAVTPAKSVCGAESVFRPYSSVSSSPSYMANTQSSKAKVRSQGAPRHPPESAETRKRQPLGEVNLEARANFGGIGMPKLRSQVQDAAFSFKRAVIGRLDRSSEPGKEAEREVYLRRM